A genomic segment from Rhodospirillaceae bacterium encodes:
- a CDS encoding flagellar biosynthesis protein FlgD: protein MFGASSVDSSSIDPTSSSGTAKAKLDQDLNQFLNLLVTQLKNQDPLDPMDANEFTSQLVQFASVEQQIYQNANLEKLLNVTQTSQVAGMTDFIGNTIESVGSSFHLENDNAEITYQFDTKPRTANISIVNSSGLTVYSTDAALETDKQSFTWDGKNKSGTAQPDGSYAAIVSATDGDGNIMNVTQTVFGRVTGAGAKDGVVSLYMNDVITPLDTVLAVKETKTTPAP from the coding sequence ATGTTTGGCGCCAGCTCAGTAGATTCTTCCAGCATTGATCCGACGTCATCGTCGGGCACCGCCAAGGCTAAACTGGATCAGGATCTCAATCAGTTTCTCAATCTTCTGGTCACCCAGTTGAAGAACCAGGATCCCCTTGATCCCATGGATGCCAACGAATTCACCTCGCAACTGGTGCAATTCGCCAGCGTTGAGCAGCAGATTTATCAGAACGCCAATCTGGAAAAACTTCTAAACGTGACACAGACCTCGCAAGTGGCCGGAATGACCGACTTTATCGGCAACACCATCGAATCTGTCGGTTCTTCCTTCCATCTTGAGAATGACAATGCCGAAATCACCTACCAGTTCGATACCAAACCGCGGACCGCGAATATTTCCATCGTCAATTCAAGCGGCCTGACGGTCTATTCCACCGACGCCGCACTGGAAACCGACAAGCAGTCCTTCACCTGGGACGGCAAGAATAAATCAGGCACGGCCCAACCAGACGGATCCTACGCCGCTATTGTTTCGGCCACCGACGGCGACGGAAACATCATGAATGTGACGCAGACTGTCTTCGGTCGCGTCACCGGTGCCGGCGCCAAGGACGGTGTCGTCTCGCTTTACATGAACGACGTGATTACGCCTCTCGATACGGTCCTGGCCGTCAAGGAAACCAAAACAACGCCCGCCCCTTAA